CGAACTTGAGGGATATTGAGCGGGGAAAATCCATCACCTTCAACTATAAGGGCAATAAGGCGCTCTTGGTGCGGACTAAGGGCGATAAGCTCGTCGCCTACATAGCCATTTGCCCGCACGAGCAGGGCAATATCGAATGGGATGAGGAGATCAACAAATTCCTTTGCGAATGTCACCTCTCCCTATTCAACGTCGACGATGGCTCCGTCTACGCGCACAGCTCCCTATT
The genomic region above belongs to Candidatus Bathyarchaeia archaeon and contains:
- a CDS encoding Rieske (2Fe-2S) protein; protein product: MQKIANLRDIERGKSITFNYKGNKALLVRTKGDKLVAYIAICPHEQGNIEWDEEINKFLCECHLSLFNVDDGSVYAHSSLFELKEGLTKIDLKVDEKGDIYAL